The proteins below are encoded in one region of Oncorhynchus masou masou isolate Uvic2021 chromosome 15, UVic_Omas_1.1, whole genome shotgun sequence:
- the LOC135555072 gene encoding tyrosine-protein phosphatase vhp-1-like produces the protein MVFYRERENGTRERPPLSLILPHLYLGAETDVTQDCLDARGISYVLSVSRFSPQPTFLPRSQYLRIPIEDSLRDDLLPHIPEALRFIDGAMSSGGSVVVHCAAGISRSPALAVAYIMYNLGMDLDHAYRFVKERRPSISPNFNFLGQLQHFQGTLTQKTSNGNPTIQPIRSMDTCLQPSNENICGGSSVPLSANQIMNIQVNGYVAKDFLEVAKVHNMYNENSTCNTENIEQRSSYSGETQSLSEKPQQDQRSVPSQLTLSLARKHKMLTLNLNHNRNQREAQSPCGAMTPSPNEPATPTPMSNTPQIPTGIASHSEKRKSLTLSLSIIGVIPPTPHQNEPESSNRHSISHKPMQSSVSNTIHKRESEGTSGSKRHGRKPSTMALSSSQTDVQQRERSTSCVKAAGWPNRYSSQTQAKVEREGRGQPKREPSRCQSVKKGRPKLTPKTGKDHSKGRAEREKLTGSLSSSFVLSQDSIVVDQQVSPAAKLSASAVRAEERVDAEQGLLFPLNLTVNKLLGWGEKMLLGVLFGPRIKVEPAILPYRC, from the exons ATGGTGttctacagggagagagagaacgggacaCGCGAGCGTCCACCGCTGTCTCTCATCCTACCGCATCTTTATCTGGGTGCAGAGACGGACGTTACCCAG GATTGCCTCGACGCCCGCGGAATCTCATACGTGCTAAGCGTGAGCCGCTTCAGCCCGCAGCCGACTTTCCTTCCCCGTTCCCAGTACCTTCGCATCCCAATCGAGGACTCTCTCCGAGACGACCTGCTGCCCCATATCCCAGAGGCACTGCGTTTTATCG atgggGCTATGTCATCAGGTGGATCTGTGGTAGTTCATTGTGCTGCAGGAATCTCTCGCTCCCCTGCCCTGGCTGTGGCCTACATTATGTACAACCTGGGGATGGACCTTGACCATGCCTAcag GTTTGTGAAAGAGCGCAGGCCTTCAATCTCCCCAAACTTCAATTTTCTGGGTCAGCTACAACACTTCCAAGGAACCCTCACTCAGAAAACCTCTAATGGCAACCCCACTATCCAGCCAATCAGATCAATGGACACATGTCTGCAGCCAAGCAATGAAAACATTTGCGGCGgttcctctgtccccctgtcagccaatcagatcATGAATATTCAGGTCAATGGCTATGTTGCTAAGGACTTTTTAGAGGTTGCTAAAGTGCATAATATGTACAATGAGAATTCCACTTGTAACACAGAGAATATAGAGCAAAGGTCCTCATATTCAGGTGAAACTCAGAGTCTATCAGAGAAGCCACAGCAAGACCAGAGGAGCGTGCCGTCACAACTGACGCTGTCTCTTGCCAGAAAACACAAAATGCTCACTCTCAACCTGAACCATAACCGGAACCAGAGGGAGGCCCAGAGCCCATGTGGAGCAATGACTCCAAGCCCCAACGAACCAGCGACACCGACACCAATGTCCAACACACCACAAATCCCAACAGGCATTGCATCTCACTCTGAGAAGCGCAAGAGcctcaccctctccctgtctatcATTGGTGTAATTCCCCCAACTCCCCACCAGAATGAGCCAGAAAGCAGCAACAGGCACAGCATTAGCCACAAGCCAATGCAGTCCAGCGTTTCTAACACCATCCACAAGAGGGAGTCAGAAGGCACCAGTGGTTCAAAAAGGCACGGTAGAAAGCCTTCAACGATGGCCCTTTCCTCCTCACAGACAGAtgtacaacagagagagaggagcacatcCTGTGTCAAAGCAGCAGGTTGGCCCAATCGCTACTCCTCCCAAACCCAGgcaaaggtagagagagagggaagaggccAGCCTAAAAGAGAGCCCAGCCGCTGTCAGAGCGTGAAGAAGGGGAGGCCTAAATTGACTCCAAAGACAGGGAAGGACCACAGCAAGggaagagcagagagggagaaactAACAGGGAGCCTGAGCAGCAGTTTTGTTTTGAGCCAGGACAGTATCGTAGTTGACCAGCAGGTGTCGCCAGCAGCTAAGCTGTCTGCATCTGCAGTGAGGGCTGAGGAAAGAGTGGATGCCGAACAGGGCCTCCTGTTTCCTCTCAACCTGACTGTCAACAAGCTGCTGGGCTGGGGGGAGAAGATGCTGCTGGGGGTGCTGTTTGGCCCCCGGATCAAAGTGGAACCGGCTATTCTGCCCTATAGGTGCTGA